One segment of Mycobacterium spongiae DNA contains the following:
- a CDS encoding PE family protein, with translation MANVTAAPEVLIAAAADLDGIGSALSAANGAAAEPITEVLAAGADDVSAAVAAVFSGHAHAYQTLSAQMAGFHQQFVGALSAAGASYASAEATNAAPLQAVEQQILGAINAPTQALLGRPLIGDGANGAPGQDGGAGGLLFGNGGAGGAGTEANPTGGNGGDAGLIGNGGVGGAGFSPDTGTGADGGTGGAGGRGGWLYGSGGAGGIGGTGGGGTTGGAAGHGGGGGVGGATGLFGYGGAGGGGGQGGGDNFALTAGAGGAGGAGGQGGLLYGNGGAGGVGGVGGSITNAEAGVTGGLGGSGGGGGAAGLWGDGGAGGAGAAGGNGGGGLDRSVGDGGKGGTGGIGGEGGLLLGNGGAGGTGGQGGIGRFSGTTAGAGGTGGAGAVGGSGGGLWGNGGAGGAGGDGGAGGDGGLAGEGGQGGQGAIGGASGWLLGDGGTGGHGGAGGRGGDTSGGAGDQGGNGGAGGAGGAGANGGLLIGNGGAGGSGGDGGQGDGSVSAPLGDGGSGGSGSAGGAAGWLFSTGGHGGTGGNGGSGGTFGGGGAGGDGGNAQLIGNGGAGGAGGTGPPDGTGGEGGAGGLLFGTPGTPGTPG, from the coding sequence ATGGCGAATGTGACGGCGGCACCGGAGGTTCTGATTGCCGCAGCGGCCGACCTGGACGGGATCGGCTCGGCACTGAGTGCGGCCAATGGTGCCGCGGCGGAGCCGATCACGGAAGTGCTGGCAGCCGGCGCCGACGACGTGTCGGCCGCCGTCGCGGCGGTGTTTTCCGGGCACGCGCATGCGTATCAGACACTCAGCGCCCAGATGGCGGGGTTTCACCAGCAGTTCGTAGGAGCCCTTAGCGCCGCCGGAGCCTCTTATGCGTCGGCCGAGGCGACCAACGCCGCTCCGCTACAAGCCGTTGAGCAGCAGATCCTCGGAGCCATCAACGCGCCTACCCAAGCATTACTCGGGCGCCCGCTGATCGGCGACGGCGCCAACGGGGCGCCCGGACAAGACGGAGGAGCCGGCGGGTTGCTTTTTGGCAATGGCGGCGCCGGCGGCGCCGGCACCGAAGCCAACCCCACCGGGGGCAATGGCGGGGACGCCGGGCTGATCGGCAATGGCGGAGTCGGCGGGGCCGGATTCAGTCCAGACACCGGGACTGGGGCCGATGGAGGCACCGGCGGTGCCGGCGGCCGTGGCGGATGGCTGTACGGAAGCGGCGGTGCTGGTGGGATCGGCGGCACCGGCGGCGGCGGCACCACGGGCGGCGCCGCTGGTCACGGCGGTGGGGGTGGCGTCGGCGGCGCCACCGGGCTCTTCGGCTACGGCGGCGCCGGTGGTGGCGGAGGTCAGGGCGGTGGGGACAACTTCGCACTGACTGCCGGGGCGGGTGGTGCCGGCGGCGCCGGCGGGCAGGGCGGACTGCTGTACGGCAACGGCGGTGCCGGCGGCGTTGGTGGAGTCGGTGGCAGCATTACCAACGCGGAAGCCGGGGTCACCGGCGGTCTCGGCGGCAGCGGTGGTGGTGGCGGCGCCGCCGGGCTGTGGGGTGATGGCGGTGCCGGCGGCGCGGGCGCCGCCGGCGGCAACGGCGGCGGGGGGCTGGACAGGAGCGTCGGCGACGGCGGCAAAGGCGGCACCGGAGGTATTGGCGGAGAAGGTGGGTTGCTGTTAGGCAACGGAGGCGCCGGCGGCACTGGCGGGCAAGGCGGCATCGGCCGCTTCAGCGGTACAACCGCGGGCGCGGGTGGCACCGGGGGCGCCGGCGCGGTCGGCGGGTCCGGTGGGGGGTTGTGGGGTAACGGCGGCGCGGGCGGCGCGGGCGGCGACGGCGGCGCTGGTGGCGACGGCGGACTCGCCGGCGAGGGCGGACAAGGCGGCCAGGGCGCCATCGGCGGTGCCAGTGGGTGGCTGCTCGGCGACGGCGGCACCGGGGGTCACGGCGGGGCAGGCGGGCGAGGCGGCGACACCAGTGGTGGAGCTGGCGATCAAGGCGGCAACGGTGGGGCCGGTGGGGCCGGCGGAGCCGGCGCGAACGGCGGTTTGCTGATCGGCAATGGCGGGGCCGGCGGCTCCGGAGGTGACGGCGGGCAAGGCGACGGATCCGTCTCGGCTCCGTTGGGCGACGGCGGATCCGGCGGCTCCGGGTCCGCGGGCGGTGCCGCCGGGTGGTTGTTCAGCACTGGCGGCCACGGCGGCACCGGCGGCAACGGAGGCAGCGGCGGGACATTCGGGGGTGGCGGTGCCGGCGGCGACGGCGGCAACGCCCAGCTGATCGGCAACGGCGGGGCCGGCGGGGCCGGAGGGACCGGGCCGCCCGATGGGACCGGCGGCGAAGGCGGCGCCGGCGGGCTACTCTTCGGCACACCCGGCACACCCGGCACGCCCGGGTAG
- a CDS encoding globin has translation MDQQQQSFYDAVGGADTFRTIVSRFYALVAEDEILRQVYPEDDLPGAEERLRMFLEQYWGGPRTYSEQRGHPRLRMRHAPFRISLIERDAWLRCMHTAIASIDSQTLDDEHRRELIDYLEMAAHSLVNSPF, from the coding sequence ATGGATCAACAGCAACAGTCGTTCTATGACGCAGTCGGTGGCGCCGATACCTTTCGCACCATCGTGTCGCGGTTTTATGCGCTGGTCGCCGAGGACGAGATACTGCGTCAGGTCTACCCCGAGGATGACTTGCCGGGCGCCGAGGAACGCTTGCGGATGTTCCTCGAGCAGTATTGGGGTGGCCCGCGCACCTACTCGGAGCAGCGCGGCCACCCCCGGCTGCGGATGCGCCATGCCCCGTTTCGGATTTCGCTGATCGAACGCGACGCTTGGCTGCGGTGCATGCACACCGCTATTGCCTCCATCGATTCCCAAACCTTGGACGACGAGCACCGGCGCGAATTGATCGACTACCTCGAAATGGCAGCCCACTCGCTGGTGAACTCCCCGTTTTGA
- a CDS encoding HNH endonuclease, giving the protein MAHGKKRRGHRSSGPAAGVPGPASCLHSVGTHPPNRHETASIWNRRRVLLLNSTYEPLTALPMRRAIVMVVCGKADVVHDDPAGPVIHSATRSIAVPSVIQLRSYVRVPYRARVPMTRAALMHRDRFCCAYCGAKADTVDHVVPRSRGGGHSWENCVACCSPCNHRKGDKLLTELGWALRRAPLPPSGQHWRLLSTVKELDPSWARYLGEGAA; this is encoded by the coding sequence ATGGCGCACGGCAAGAAGCGCCGCGGCCACCGCAGTTCCGGTCCCGCGGCGGGTGTACCCGGGCCCGCGTCATGCCTGCACAGCGTCGGCACCCATCCGCCCAATCGCCACGAGACCGCATCGATCTGGAACCGTCGGCGAGTGCTGCTGCTGAACTCGACGTACGAGCCGCTCACTGCATTGCCGATGCGCAGGGCGATCGTCATGGTGGTCTGCGGTAAGGCTGATGTGGTCCACGACGACCCGGCCGGCCCGGTCATCCACTCGGCCACGCGATCGATCGCTGTGCCGTCGGTGATCCAGCTGCGGTCTTACGTCAGGGTTCCCTACCGGGCACGGGTCCCGATGACCCGCGCGGCCCTCATGCACCGGGACCGATTCTGCTGCGCGTATTGCGGCGCCAAGGCCGACACCGTCGACCACGTAGTGCCCCGCAGCCGCGGTGGGGGCCACTCCTGGGAGAACTGCGTCGCCTGCTGCTCGCCGTGCAATCACCGCAAAGGGGACAAGCTGCTCACCGAACTCGGTTGGGCGTTACGTCGTGCGCCACTGCCGCCGAGCGGACAGCATTGGCGACTGCTGTCCACGGTCAAGGAGCTTGATCCCTCCTGGGCGCGATACCTCGGTGAAGGCGCCGCCTGA
- a CDS encoding acyl-CoA thioesterase: MSVGFVAPVGVRWSDIDMYQHINHATMVTILEEARVPFLKDAFGPGITSTGLLIADVRVTYKGQLRLADSPLQVTIWVKRLRAVDFTLGYEVRSVSAEPDSKPAVIAESQLAAFHIDEQRLVRLSQHHREYLQRWRRE; this comes from the coding sequence ATGAGCGTCGGGTTCGTCGCGCCGGTGGGAGTGCGCTGGTCGGACATCGACATGTACCAGCACATCAACCACGCCACCATGGTCACGATTCTGGAAGAGGCGCGTGTTCCGTTCCTCAAAGACGCATTCGGTCCCGGCATCACCTCTACCGGCCTGCTGATTGCCGATGTCCGGGTGACCTACAAAGGTCAGCTGCGGCTGGCGGATTCGCCGCTGCAAGTGACAATATGGGTGAAGCGGTTGCGGGCGGTGGACTTCACCCTCGGGTATGAGGTGCGATCGGTCAGCGCCGAGCCCGACTCAAAGCCAGCCGTCATCGCCGAGTCACAACTGGCCGCCTTTCATATCGATGAACAGCGGCTGGTGCGGTTGTCACAACATCATCGGGAGTACCTGCAACGGTGGCGAAGGGAATAG
- a CDS encoding glycoside hydrolase family 13 protein, which yields MGSGSPRASARRPEPNPMGSGSPRASARRPEPWWSRAVFYQVYPRSFADSDGDGVGDLDGLTDRLDHLVELGVDAIWLNPVTVSPMADHGYDVADPRDVDPLFGGMVALERLIAAAHQLGIRVTMDVVPNHTSSAHPWFQAALAAGPGGTARDRYLFRDGRGPDGTVPPNNWKSVFGGPAWTRVVEPNGKPGQWYLHLFDTEQPDLNWDNPEVFADFEKTLRFWLERGVDGFRIDVAHGMAKPPDLPDSPDLGIAVLQQSDDDPRFNHPSVHAIHRDIRTVMDRYPGAVSIGEVWVQDNARWAEYLRPDELHLGFNFRLARTDFDATEIRDAVENSLAAAAIEAATPTWTLANHDVGRVVTRYGGGEVGLARARAMAMVMLALPGVVFLYNGQELGLPDVELPDEALQDPTWERSGHTERGRDGCRVPIPWCGDNPPFGFSTHADTWLPMPPEWAALSVEEQSIDPDSTLSFFRHALQLRRGRDEFDGTDVQWLTAPKDTLIFRRGGGLMCALNAGDRPLALPAGELLLASAPLADHTLPPDSAAWLV from the coding sequence ATGGGCTCCGGCTCTCCTCGCGCCAGCGCTCGTCGACCGGAGCCGAATCCGATGGGCTCCGGCTCTCCTCGCGCCAGCGCTCGTCGACCGGAGCCGTGGTGGTCGCGCGCGGTCTTTTACCAGGTCTATCCCCGATCGTTCGCGGACAGCGACGGCGATGGGGTCGGCGACCTGGACGGGTTGACCGACCGGCTGGATCACCTGGTAGAGCTCGGTGTCGATGCGATCTGGCTCAACCCGGTCACCGTGTCGCCGATGGCGGATCACGGCTATGACGTCGCCGATCCCCGCGACGTCGACCCGTTGTTCGGCGGAATGGTCGCCCTCGAACGGCTGATCGCCGCGGCGCACCAGTTGGGCATCAGGGTCACCATGGACGTGGTGCCCAACCACACCAGTTCGGCGCATCCCTGGTTTCAGGCGGCACTGGCCGCCGGCCCGGGCGGCACGGCACGCGACCGCTATTTGTTCCGCGATGGCCGGGGCCCCGATGGGACCGTGCCGCCGAACAACTGGAAATCGGTGTTCGGCGGTCCGGCCTGGACTCGGGTGGTCGAGCCGAATGGCAAACCCGGCCAGTGGTATCTGCATCTGTTCGACACCGAGCAGCCAGATCTGAATTGGGACAACCCGGAAGTCTTCGCTGATTTCGAGAAAACGCTGCGCTTCTGGTTGGAACGCGGGGTGGATGGTTTCCGCATCGATGTCGCCCACGGCATGGCCAAGCCGCCGGACCTGCCGGACTCACCAGACCTCGGCATCGCGGTGTTGCAGCAGTCCGATGACGACCCGCGCTTCAACCACCCGAGCGTGCACGCGATACACCGCGACATCCGGACCGTGATGGATCGATACCCCGGTGCGGTGAGTATCGGCGAGGTGTGGGTACAGGACAATGCCCGCTGGGCGGAGTACTTACGGCCAGACGAACTACACCTCGGCTTCAATTTCCGGCTGGCGCGGACCGACTTCGATGCGACCGAGATCCGTGACGCGGTCGAGAACTCGCTGGCGGCCGCGGCGATCGAAGCCGCCACGCCAACCTGGACGCTGGCCAACCACGACGTAGGCCGGGTCGTCACCCGCTACGGCGGCGGCGAGGTCGGGCTGGCTCGGGCACGAGCCATGGCGATGGTGATGCTCGCCCTGCCAGGTGTGGTCTTCCTCTACAACGGTCAGGAGCTGGGGCTGCCCGACGTGGAACTGCCGGATGAGGCGCTGCAGGATCCGACCTGGGAACGGTCGGGACATACCGAACGCGGCCGCGACGGCTGCCGTGTTCCCATTCCGTGGTGCGGCGACAATCCCCCGTTTGGGTTTTCCACGCACGCCGACACTTGGTTACCAATGCCGCCGGAGTGGGCCGCGCTGAGCGTGGAGGAGCAGTCCATCGACCCCGACTCGACGCTCTCATTCTTTCGACACGCGCTCCAATTACGCAGGGGACGTGACGAATTCGACGGGACCGATGTCCAGTGGCTCACCGCACCGAAAGACACGCTGATATTCCGCCGCGGTGGCGGGCTGATGTGCGCACTGAACGCCGGTGACCGTCCACTGGCACTACCGGCCGGAGAACTGTTACTGGCCAGCGCGCCGTTGGCCGACCACACATTGCCGCCGGACAGCGCAGCTTGGCTGGTGTAG